GGTGATCGTCTCCCCTGCCACTGTCGAAACCGGCGGCCCGCCGACCGGTTTCGAGGTGCGGCACTTTCACCGCGCGATCGACACGGGCTGGCGGCGCACCTCGTATTCGGCGCTGGTGCGTGAGCCGGAATCCGTCGACGTGGCCAGCGAGCCCGAGGCCACGACCCGCGACGACGAGGTGGACAGCGTCGTTGTTACCGCACCTGCTCCCGGTCTCGACATTGCCTCGCCGCTGGCCGCAATGCCGTCTGGTGCGGCATTCGGGTCGCTGGTGCACGCGGTGCTGGAGACGGCGGACCCCTCGGCGGCCGATCTTCAGGCCGAGCTCGACGCGCAGGTGCGACGGCATTTGGCGTGGTGGCCGGTCGACGTTGCCGCTGACGAATTGGCCAGTGCGCTGGTGCCGATGCACGACACGCCGCTGGGACCGCTGGCCGCAGGGTTGACGCTGCGTCAGATCGGCGCCGGAGACCGGTTGCGGGAGTTGGATTTCGAGATGCCGATGGCCAGCGGCGACCTGCGCGACGCTGCGCCCGAGGTGTGGGTGCGCGACGTGGGCGAGCTGCTGCGGTCACACCTGCCCGCGGGTGATCCGCTCGCGCCGTATGCTGAGCGGCTGACCTCGGCGCCGCTGGCTCATCAGTCGCTGCGCGGATACTTGACCGGCTCGATCGACGTGGTGCTGCGCATACCCGGCCCGCGCTACTTGCTCGCCGACTACAAAACCAACCGCCTGGGCGACACCGCGGCAGATTACAGTGCCGCCCGGCTCGCTGAGGCGATGTTGCACTCCGACTATCCGCTGCAGGCGCTGCTGTATGTTGTTGTGCTGCATAGGTTTCTGCGGTGGCGCCAGCCCGGCTACGACCCCGGGACCCATCTCGGTGGGGTGTTGTACCTGTTCGTGCGGGGCATGTGCGGACCCGACACACCCGGGTGCGGCGTGTTCGGGTGGCGGCCGCCGGCCCAGCTGGTGGTGGCGCTTTCCGACCTGCTCGACGCCGGGAGACAGGCCGCATGACCGACACCGAAGTCGCTACCGGCCCCACCGGTCTGCTGCACACGTTCAAGCAGGCAGGTGTGCTGGACGTCGCGGATGTGCATGTGGCGGAACGGATTTGCGCACTCGGCCGGGAGCCGGACGAGCGGGTGGCGCTGGCCGTGGCAGTTTTGGTGCGCGGGCTGCGGGCCGGGTCGGTGTGCGTCGACCTGGCGGCGGTCGCCTCGACCGCCGACGCTGACGACGTCGCCTGGCCGGAACCCGCTGAGTGGCTGGCGGCGGTGCGGGCTAGCCCGCTGCTGGGCGAGCCGCCGGTGCTGCGTCTCTACGACGACCGGCTGCACTACCTGGACCGCTACTGGCGGGAGGAAGATCAGGTGTGCACCGACCTGGCGGCGTTGCTGACCTCGACGCCTGCGGTCGAGCTGCCCGCCCTCGAGCGGCTTTTCCCAGCCGGTTTCGAAGAGCAGCGGCAGGCGGCGAAACTGGCGCTGTCACAACAGGTTACGGTGTTGACCGGCGGGCCCGGCACCGGCAAGACCACCACCGTCGCACGGTTGCTCGCGCTGCTGGCCGAGCAGGCCGAAGCCGCTGGGGCGTCGCGGCCGCGGATCGCGTTGGCGGCACCGACCGGCAAGGCGGCGGCGCGGCTGCAGGAGGCGGTGGCGGTGGAGCTCGACAAGCTCGATGCGGCCGACCGGGCGCGGCTGGGCGAGCTGCAGGCGATGACGCTGCATCGGCTGCTCGGCTCGAGGCCCCGTACGTCTTCACGGTTCAAACACGATCGCGGGAACCGGTTGCCGCACGACGTGATTGTGGTCGACGAAACGTCCATGGTGTCGCTGACCTTGATGGCGCGGCTGCTGGAGGCGGTGCGTCCGCAAGCCCGCCTGATCCTGGTCGGCGACGCCGACCAGCTGGCGTCGGTGGAGGCCGGGGCGGTGCTGGCCGATTTGGTGGACGGGCTGTCGGCGCGCACCGATGTGGAGGTTGCGGCGCTGCGGACTTCGCACCGATTCGGCGAATCGATCGGGGCGCTGGCCGACGCGATCCGGGTCGGCGACGCCGAGCGTGCCGTGGCGCTGCTGCGGTCGGGCGACGAGCATCTCGAGTTCGTCGAGGATCCCGACCCGACCCAGCGACTGCGGACCATCCTGGTGCCGCACGCGCTTCGGTTGCGGGAGGCTGCGACTTTAGGCGCGGCCGACCAGGCGTTGGCGATCTTGGGTGAGCATCGCTTGTTATGCGCTCACCGCGACGGGCCTCGCGGTGTGCGGTACTGGAACCGCCAAGTCGAGACCTGGCTCGCCGAAGAGACGGGTATGCCGACGTGGTCGGACTGGTATGCCGGGCGGCCACTGCTGGTGACGGCCAACGACTATGGGCTGCGTGTCTACAACGGCGACACCGGGGTCGCGGTGGCGGGCCCGGATGGGTTGAGGGCCGCGATCTCGGGTGCGAGCGGACCGCTGGACTATGCGACCAGTCGGCTCGGCGACGTCGAAACCATGCACGCGATGACCATCCACAAATCCCAGGGCAGCCAGGCTGATCAGGTGACCGTGCTGTTGCCCCAAGAGGATTCGCGGCTGCTGACCCGAGAATTGTTGTATACCGCGGTAACCCGCGCCAAACGCAAGGTGCGGGTGGTCGGCTCGGACGACTCGGTGCGGACGGCAATTCAGCGGCGTGCGCTGCGAGCCAGCGGGCTAGCCCAGCGGCTGGCCGCGTCGCATGGGATTCATCGCCCCCGAGTAGTGGTTGACAGTCCTGAACAGTTCGGCAAGTAGCCAGGTTCACGACCGAACGCAGTTCCCGTTCCGACGTCTGATCGCGCAGCGTCGCCATGCTGCTGAAACGGGCTTACACGCCGACACAACTTGAGCAGATGTTGGCCGATATTCCCGTTCCGGGACAAGCAAATTCGGCTCGTCGACATTGGCGTGGAACTCTGGCTCGGTAAGTGAGGCTACACGCGCCAGCCATCCGACGCTGCGCCGTGAATACCGCAACGCCATTGCGATACGGTGTGACGGTTACCGCCGTCTGCCCCGGCCCGGTGCCAACCGAATTCCAGACGGTCAACGACGCCGACTTCCTGGTCAGCCGGCTCCCGGCATTCGCCCGAGTTCCCGCCGAGCGGGTAGTCGCCGACGCCCTGAAGGCCGCCGAGCGCGGCCGCGCGACAGTGGTTCCCGGCGGGCCGCACGTGCGAAGTTTCCTGGCGTCCTCCCGGTTCATCCCGACCCCGCTGGCCTTGCCCGTCGTCACGCGGATGTACAAGCGCTAGCCGCGGCGCGGGAAGTTACCCTGGCCACCGTGAGCGAACATCTGCCTGGCGGTGTGGTGCACGAGCTGCCTGCTGACCTGCGTGAGGCGCTGCTCGGCAACTCCGCGGCACTCGCCGCCTGGAACGACATAACACCCTTGGCGCGCAACGAGTTTATCTGCTGGGTCGAGGACGCCAAGCAAGAGAAAACCCGACAGCGCCGCATTCGCCGAACTCAAGAAGAGCTTGAAGAAGGCCAGCGCCGCCCTGCTGCTGGCCAGGCTGCAAGCACCGCGAGCGCACCGGCAGGTGAGCGCGAACCGCGTCAGCTCTGCGTCCGCTGAGCGGAGACGAACAAATTCCGCGGGGCCGTGTCCTCGACTTCCTTGGGGAGTGGGCGGCCATACCCGGCCATCAGCTCGGCCGACGGGG
This Mycobacterium xenopi DNA region includes the following protein-coding sequences:
- the recD gene encoding exodeoxyribonuclease V subunit alpha, with amino-acid sequence MTDTEVATGPTGLLHTFKQAGVLDVADVHVAERICALGREPDERVALAVAVLVRGLRAGSVCVDLAAVASTADADDVAWPEPAEWLAAVRASPLLGEPPVLRLYDDRLHYLDRYWREEDQVCTDLAALLTSTPAVELPALERLFPAGFEEQRQAAKLALSQQVTVLTGGPGTGKTTTVARLLALLAEQAEAAGASRPRIALAAPTGKAAARLQEAVAVELDKLDAADRARLGELQAMTLHRLLGSRPRTSSRFKHDRGNRLPHDVIVVDETSMVSLTLMARLLEAVRPQARLILVGDADQLASVEAGAVLADLVDGLSARTDVEVAALRTSHRFGESIGALADAIRVGDAERAVALLRSGDEHLEFVEDPDPTQRLRTILVPHALRLREAATLGAADQALAILGEHRLLCAHRDGPRGVRYWNRQVETWLAEETGMPTWSDWYAGRPLLVTANDYGLRVYNGDTGVAVAGPDGLRAAISGASGPLDYATSRLGDVETMHAMTIHKSQGSQADQVTVLLPQEDSRLLTRELLYTAVTRAKRKVRVVGSDDSVRTAIQRRALRASGLAQRLAASHGIHRPRVVVDSPEQFGK